In the Candidatus Zymogenaceae bacterium genome, GGCGGCTGACCGTGTGGGTGAATCGGGTCGCATCATCGCCCTGGATATCAACCCCGCCGCCCTGGCCCATGTACAGAAGCGGGCGGAGAAACGTAACATCGAAATCATCGAGACGATGCTCTCCAACGGAGGGATTGATCTTCCGGACCAACAGGTTAACGTCGTGTTCCTGTTCGATGTGATGCACAGCCTAAAGAACTGGAATATCATCGTTACCGAGATTCGCCGGGTCTTGACATCAGACGGCGTTCTTGCGGTCTCCGATCACCACATGGAGGACCAGGACGTCATCGACGCCGTGACCGAATCCGGCCGATTCCGATATGAGGGCATCACGAAG is a window encoding:
- a CDS encoding class I SAM-dependent methyltransferase; the encoded protein is MEHRENNARKGRFKAMAAAFAVRDFLAPRGKILEEIDIRPGDVILDFGCGPGGYCLAAADRVGESGRIIALDINPAALAHVQKRAEKRNIEIIETMLSNGGIDLPDQQVNVVFLFDVMHSLKNWNIIVTEIRRVLTSDGVLAVSDHHMEDQDVIDAVTESGRFRYEGITKHAFRFRPILNM